Proteins encoded together in one Lutra lutra chromosome 4, mLutLut1.2, whole genome shotgun sequence window:
- the LOC125097463 gene encoding LOW QUALITY PROTEIN: testis-specific serine/threonine-protein kinase 5-like (The sequence of the model RefSeq protein was modified relative to this genomic sequence to represent the inferred CDS: inserted 1 base in 1 codon), producing MKGSSPRKLDQQNFMEPVRECRDNGYLLSSRKIGSGAFSKVYLAYATHERMQHNPKLASDLGGKHHAMVAIKIISTAEAPMEFSQKFFPPEISSLNATYRHLNVVQLYETDHNSQRSYLVLELAARRDLLEHINAVSGHRCRPGLEEEEACGLFWQLVSAVAHCHSSGIVHRDLKCENILLDDQGLLKLTDFGFDNCSGLKDSLLSTFCGSVAYAXKYNGEQADLWSLGVILYAMVAGKLPFKEHQPHHMLHLMRQGPAFGPGVSPECQDLIRGLLQLRPRARLDLHQVAAHWGGGGVLSATHALFRTMLCSSPVKPAKPQLPTTPHPTEPGRDSERPRPLLQLRRPHHGGTHRGNASGLTPEPPEGVPRGAGSAQRELRSTAVASLGVGASG from the exons ATGAAGGGCAGTTCCCCGCGAAAGCTGGACCAGCAAAACTTCATGGAGCCGGTGCGCGAATGCAGGGACAACGGCTACCTGCTCTCTTCCAGGAAGATTGGCTCTGGGGCCTTCTCCAAAGTCTACCTGGCCTACGCCACACATGAGCGCATGCAGCACAACCCCAAGCTGGCCTCTGACCTGGGAGGCAAACACCATGCCATG GTGGCTATCAAGATCATCTCCACGGCTGAGGCCCCCATGGAGTTCTCCCAGAAGTTCTTCCCCCCTGAGATATCATCCCTCAATGCTACCTACAGGCACCTGAATGTG GTGCAGCTCTATGAGACCGACCACAACAGCCAGCGCTCCTACTTGGTGCTGGAGTTGGCGGCCCGCAGGGACTTGCTGGAGCACATCAATGCCGTGTCGGGCCACCGCTGCCGCCCAGggctggaagaggaggaggcctgTGGGCTGTTCTGGCAGCTGGTCAGTGCCGTGGCCCACTGCCACAGCTCTGGCATCGTGCACAG GGATCTCAAGTGTGAGAACATCCTGCTGGACGACCAGGGCCTCCTAAAGCTGACCG ACTTTGGCTTCGACAACTGCTCGGGCCTCAAGGACTCACTGCTGAGCACCTTCTGCGGCTCTGTGGCTTACG GCAAGTACAATGGGGAGCAGGCTGACCTGTGGAGCCT GGGTGTCATCCTCTATGCCATGGTGGCCGGGAAGCTGCCCTTCAAGGAGCATCAGCCACACCACATGCTGCACCTCATGCGCCAAGGCCCCGCCTTCGGGCCGGGCGTGTCCCCAG AGTGCCAGGACCTGATCCGGGGCCTGCTACAGCTAAGGCCGCGCGCACGCCTGGACCTGCACCAGGTGGCCGcccactgggggggggggggggtgctgtccGCCACGCATGCGCTCTTCCGCACCATGCTCTGCTCGTCGCCAG TGAAGCCAGCCAAGCCACAGCTGCCCACAACCCCGCATCCCACGGAGCCTGGCAGAGACTCAGAGCGTCCAAGGCCACTCCTGCAGCTCCGGCGCCCCCACCACGGGGGGACTCACCGTGGGAATGCTTCTGGCCTGACGCCTGAGCCCCCAGAGGGAGTCCCAAGAGGTGCAGGATCTGCCCAGCGGGAGCTCCGGAGCACGGCGGTAGCAAGCCTGGGGGTGGGCGCCTCCGGGTAG